A part of Desulfobacter sp. genomic DNA contains:
- a CDS encoding two-component sensor histidine kinase, whose amino-acid sequence MLTATIVIAALNAHWVRAILLEKSKEYNRLLVENLNHQIFLRFVAPVVYKHGEVKLREKKQHSLLDAVVKSTLHSFHVEMVNIYGTDNIIGYSFDDSDIGKENAGGVYYEKAMKGEATSKLVQKGSFLELMFWFPKETKIVTFAPLVQEVQLARTRDRMIIGVIEIVRDVSDEYQQVFKLQGLIVTSCAGIMGILFLVLRFVVKHGERIIEHRAEERLKLEEKLRRAEHLSAIGEMTAGVSHEIRNPLGIIKSSAQLMKKKMARLDPTSQIPDIIVEESSRLDHIIKDFLDFAKPKVADLRPCAVEEVIEKNLAFLAQKAKEENIRIIKDFQNSLPGIAADPAMLYQAFLNIFLNAFQAMDDCGELTISTRHENGLVRISFTDTGEGIDEEILKKIWTPFFTTKETGTGLGLGIIKNIIEAHLGTIEIVNVSPNGTRVEIVLPAHEVPPKELR is encoded by the coding sequence ATGCTCACGGCCACCATCGTCATCGCGGCCCTCAATGCCCACTGGGTGAGGGCCATCCTTCTGGAAAAAAGCAAAGAGTACAACCGGCTTCTGGTGGAAAATCTCAACCATCAGATATTCCTACGGTTTGTCGCACCGGTGGTATATAAACACGGAGAAGTCAAATTAAGGGAAAAAAAACAACACAGCCTCCTAGATGCCGTCGTAAAATCCACCCTCCACAGTTTCCACGTTGAGATGGTGAATATCTATGGAACGGACAATATCATCGGCTACAGTTTCGACGACAGCGATATCGGAAAAGAAAACGCAGGCGGTGTCTATTATGAAAAAGCCATGAAGGGGGAAGCCACCTCCAAACTTGTTCAAAAGGGAAGCTTCCTGGAATTAATGTTCTGGTTTCCCAAGGAGACAAAAATAGTCACCTTTGCCCCGCTGGTTCAGGAAGTGCAGCTGGCACGCACCAGGGACCGGATGATCATCGGCGTCATTGAAATCGTCAGGGATGTTTCCGATGAGTACCAGCAGGTATTCAAACTCCAGGGCCTCATCGTGACAAGCTGCGCCGGCATCATGGGCATCCTTTTTTTAGTCCTGCGCTTTGTTGTCAAACACGGAGAACGAATTATTGAGCACCGGGCGGAAGAACGCCTGAAACTTGAGGAAAAACTGAGAAGGGCGGAACACCTCTCAGCCATAGGGGAGATGACCGCCGGCGTATCCCATGAGATACGAAATCCCCTGGGCATTATTAAAAGCAGTGCCCAGCTCATGAAAAAGAAAATGGCGCGCCTGGATCCCACCAGCCAAATCCCGGATATCATAGTTGAGGAATCCTCCCGGCTGGATCATATTATTAAGGATTTTCTAGACTTTGCAAAGCCCAAAGTGGCGGATCTGCGCCCCTGCGCCGTGGAGGAGGTGATAGAAAAGAACCTGGCATTTCTCGCCCAAAAAGCCAAGGAAGAAAACATCAGAATCATCAAGGATTTCCAGAACAGCCTCCCCGGCATCGCCGCCGACCCGGCCATGCTCTACCAGGCCTTCCTCAATATTTTTCTCAACGCCTTCCAGGCCATGGACGATTGCGGCGAACTCACCATTTCAACCCGTCATGAAAACGGGCTGGTCCGCATCAGTTTCACCGATACCGGCGAGGGCATTGATGAGGAAATTCTAAAAAAAATATGGACGCCTTTTTTCACCACCAAGGAAACAGGCACCGGGCTTGGCCTCGGTATCATTAAAAACATCATAGAGGCCCACCTGGGCACCATCGAAATCGTTAATGTATCCCCCAACGGCACCCGTGTGGAAATTGTACTGCCCGCCCATGAAGTTCCCCCCAAGGAGTTGAGATAA
- the pilM gene encoding type IV pilus assembly protein PilM, with protein sequence MVLGKKDHLVGLDIGSAFVKVAELKISKKGNSLKKFGMAPVPEGVITEGRISNMDVLAEIIRTLFKSQKIKEKKVAISTGGHSVVIKTISTPTATEKQLGQTIRAEAEQYIPYDIDDVNIDYQILGESEYSPDQMNVLLVAVKKDLVAEYMELTRMAGLVPSIIDVDTFALQNIFETLPDQDSSLVTLLADVGASKTSLNIVKDNSSMMMRDMMTGGSQIVEAVRDSLEIDYATAAAVVQGEAEPPGDPAVVEEICASITNGWCAEICEVVHTFESGTNELRLEQVVLSGGGGFMDNLAQRLRAELNVQVSNIDPFGGLTINSKQFGNLDGYKLQAPIALGLAMRRVDDK encoded by the coding sequence ATGGTATTGGGAAAAAAAGATCACCTTGTGGGTCTGGATATTGGATCTGCCTTTGTTAAAGTGGCTGAGCTAAAAATATCTAAAAAAGGCAATTCTCTCAAAAAATTCGGCATGGCCCCGGTGCCGGAAGGGGTTATCACCGAAGGCAGAATATCAAATATGGATGTTCTGGCCGAGATCATCCGGACATTATTTAAGTCCCAGAAAATCAAAGAAAAGAAAGTCGCGATTTCCACCGGCGGTCATTCTGTGGTGATTAAAACGATCAGCACCCCCACAGCCACGGAGAAACAATTGGGCCAGACCATCAGGGCCGAAGCGGAGCAGTATATCCCTTACGATATTGATGATGTGAATATCGATTACCAGATTCTGGGGGAAAGTGAGTATTCTCCCGACCAGATGAATGTCCTCCTGGTGGCGGTAAAAAAGGACCTGGTGGCCGAGTATATGGAACTCACCCGCATGGCAGGGCTGGTGCCCAGTATCATTGATGTGGATACTTTCGCCCTTCAGAATATTTTTGAAACCCTGCCGGATCAGGACAGTTCCCTCGTCACTCTGCTGGCCGATGTCGGGGCTTCGAAAACCTCCCTGAATATTGTCAAGGACAATAGCTCAATGATGATGCGGGACATGATGACCGGAGGCAGTCAGATTGTCGAAGCCGTGAGGGACAGTCTGGAAATCGATTATGCGACAGCTGCCGCTGTGGTTCAGGGGGAAGCAGAACCGCCCGGTGATCCAGCGGTTGTAGAGGAAATATGCGCCTCCATCACCAATGGATGGTGTGCGGAAATCTGCGAGGTGGTCCACACCTTTGAATCGGGGACCAATGAACTTCGGCTGGAACAGGTGGTACTCAGCGGCGGCGGCGGATTTATGGATAATCTGGCTCAGCGGCTGAGGGCAGAGCTTAATGTCCAGGTATCCAACATCGACCCCTTCGGGGGGCTAACGATCAATTCCAAACAATTCGGCAATCTGGATGGATATAAACTCCAGGCCCCCATCGCTTTGGGACTTGCCATGAGACGGGTGGATGACAAATGA
- a CDS encoding PilN domain-containing protein yields MIRINLLPFRLARKKENIRRQVSIFLLSLLLIGVALFWLTRTVDTQINTIQNRIAAVQAETKKYQAKAKRVTEIKKKLKILNEKLKVVSSLKSKRDEQQVLLEEMADRIVKDRMWIESMNADGKSVVVTGVAYDNPTIADFMRHLEKSPLFQNVDLRRSRLRDFQGGVQLKAFELVCYKKQAAPEEPPEEKGKK; encoded by the coding sequence ATGATACGAATCAACCTTCTGCCGTTCAGGCTCGCCCGGAAAAAAGAAAATATCCGGCGCCAGGTGTCAATTTTTCTGCTTTCACTTTTGCTGATAGGGGTTGCTCTTTTTTGGCTGACCCGGACCGTTGATACACAGATTAATACGATTCAGAACAGGATTGCAGCGGTCCAGGCGGAAACCAAGAAATATCAGGCAAAAGCCAAACGGGTCACAGAGATTAAGAAGAAACTCAAGATACTCAACGAAAAACTCAAGGTTGTCTCTTCCCTTAAAAGTAAAAGGGATGAACAGCAGGTGCTTCTGGAGGAGATGGCTGACCGCATCGTCAAGGACAGGATGTGGATCGAAAGTATGAACGCCGATGGAAAGAGTGTCGTGGTAACCGGAGTGGCATACGACAATCCCACCATTGCAGATTTTATGAGGCACCTTGAGAAATCACCTTTATTCCAAAACGTGGATCTCAGGCGGTCAAGGCTTCGGGATTTCCAGGGCGGGGTCCAGCTCAAAGCCTTTGAGCTTGTGTGCTATAAAAAACAGGCAGCCCCCGAGGAGCCGCCCGAAGAAAAGGGTAAAAAATAA
- a CDS encoding type 4a pilus biogenesis protein PilO, with product MADKKESSAGKLRGQMDRIFAGIGKLTKIQRLLICVGAILLIGGGYYYFIFAPRWENLNAAREELTRQEDRLATFKAKARVLPKFEKQMAEARERFNVAMKALPDKKELPALLTSISEAGMRAGLEFRLFEPATVVNKEFYKEIPISMDVSGAYHQIADFFFQVANLNRIVNVQNISMKKDGKETGAVQMKCSAVTYMFTEPKADSGKKSKRKKKRG from the coding sequence ATGGCTGATAAAAAAGAATCCTCTGCGGGTAAATTACGCGGCCAGATGGACCGGATTTTTGCCGGGATTGGGAAACTGACTAAAATTCAGCGCCTGCTGATCTGCGTCGGTGCGATTTTGCTGATCGGCGGTGGATATTATTATTTTATTTTTGCGCCCCGGTGGGAGAATTTGAATGCCGCCAGGGAGGAATTGACACGCCAGGAAGACCGGTTGGCCACCTTCAAGGCAAAAGCCAGGGTCCTGCCTAAATTCGAGAAGCAGATGGCCGAAGCCCGTGAGCGGTTCAATGTCGCCATGAAAGCGCTCCCGGACAAAAAGGAACTACCCGCCCTGCTAACCAGTATTTCCGAGGCAGGAATGCGGGCTGGGCTAGAGTTCCGCCTCTTTGAGCCGGCAACGGTTGTGAACAAGGAATTTTATAAGGAAATCCCCATCTCCATGGATGTCAGCGGGGCATACCACCAGATAGCGGATTTCTTTTTCCAGGTGGCTAATTTGAACCGCATCGTCAATGTGCAGAATATTTCCATGAAAAAGGATGGCAAGGAAACGGGCGCGGTCCAGATGAAATGCTCGGCCGTCACCTATATGTTTACAGAACCCAAGGCGGACTCGGGCAAAAAAAGTAAAAGAAAGAAAAAAAGAGGGTAA